The segment TTGTCGAGCACGTCCGCGTAGTTGCGGAACAGGAAGTTCAGGTGGCTGTCGGCGATGAAGCCGTTCGACTTCGATTGCGCGGACGGCTCGTCCGGCGGCGTGACGGCCTGCGTGGCCTCGGCGTTGATGATCGCGTTCGGCGTGGACGCCTGCGCGACGATGGCGCCGGGCGCTGCCTGCGCCACCGTCAGCGGCGCCGCGTCGTCCGCGTAGGCCGCAGCCGTCAGCGAGACGCCGGCCAGCGCGAGCAGCATTTTCGATGTCGTTCCGATCTTCCTGTATTTTGTCATCCTGGTTCTCTTCTTGTGTTGATGTTGTCTGCGCCGGTCGCGATACGCTCCCGGTCCCACCCCGGCGCGCCCGATCAAGGACGCGCCTGTCCCCGCGGCGCGAAGGTCGTTCGCGCCGCACCTACCCCTGTCGACCTGCCTGCTTATATGTGCTTCAGCCCGCACCCGCACGGATGCAGGCGACCTTCGCCGCAGAACCGTGCCGTACTTCCGGCCGCGGGATGTCCTGTGCGCACGCTTCGATCGCGTCCGGGCAGCGCGTGCGGAACGCGCAGCCGGACGGCGGATTGAGCGGCGACGGCATCTCGCCCGCCAGCAGCATCGGCCGCCGCGCGCGTTCCCGCGCGGGCTCCGGTGTCGGCGCCGCGTCGAGCAGCGCCCGCGTGTACGGGTGCTGCGGCACACCGTACACGTCGTGCCGCGCGCCGAACTCCATCACGCGGCCGAGATACATCACCAGCACGCGCTGGCTGATTGCCTTCACCACCGCGAGATCGTGCGCGACGAACAGATAGGACAACGACAGTTCGCGCTGCAGATCGCGCAGCAGGTTGACGATTTGCGCCTGGATCGACACGTCGAGCGCCGACACGGGTTCGTCGCAGATCACGAGCTTCGGCTCGCCGATCAGCGCACGTGCGATTCCGACGCGCTGGCACTGCCCGCCGGAGAATTCATGGGGATAACGCAACAAATGATGCACATTGAGGCCGACCCGTTCGAGCATCGACACCACGCGGCGCCGCACCTCGGCGCGGCCGACGCCCGGCTGGTGCGTGACGAGCGGCTCGGCGACGATCTGCTCGATCGTCATGCGCGGATCGAGCGACGCGAGCGGATCCTGGAAGATCATCTGCACTTCGCGCCGCATCGCGGTGCCGCGCAGGTGGTCGGGCGCGACCGCGTCGCCGCGCCAGCGCACCGTGCCGGCCGTCATCGGCACGAGGCCGATCAGCGCGCGCGCGAGCGTCGACTTGCCGCAGCCGGATTCGCCGACGAGCCCGACGGTCTCGCCGCGCTTCACGTCGAACGACACGCCGTCGACCGCGCGCAGCGTCCCCTTCGGCGACCACGGATAGCCGCCGAGCGGCACGCGGAAATGTACTTTCAGATCCTCGACGGACAACAGCGTGTCGTCCGTCGCGCCGGCGTTGCGGCGTTCATCGACGCTCATCGCAGTCCTCCCGTCAGTTCGGCCACCGGCCGGTGGCACGCGCGCACCGCCCCCGCGGCGCCGTAGGTTTCGAGCGCCGGGCGCGCGGAGCCGCACTGGCTTTGCGCGTACTGGCAGCGCTTCGCGAATGCGCAACCGGCGCTCGCCGTGCCCGGCATCGGCGGGTTGCCCGGAATCGCGACGAGCGGCGCGTCGTCGGCATCGGTCAGCCGCGGCAGCGCGTTGAGCAGGCCGATCGTGTACGGATGCGACGGCGCGGCGAAGATCGACTCGGCCGGCGCGTATTCGACGGTGCGGCCCGCGTACATCACCATCACGTCGTCCGCGAGGCCGGCGACCACGCCCATGTCGTGCGTGATCAGCACGATCGCGGTGCCGCGCTCGCGGTTCAGCTCGCGCAGCAGGTCGATGATCTGCGCCTGCACGGTCACGTCGAGCGCGGTCGTCGGCTCGTCGGCGATCAGGACTTCCGGCTCGGAGAGGAGCGCCATCGCGATCATCACGCGCTGCCGCATGCCGCCCGAGAACTCGTGCGGATACATGCGGATGCGGCGCGCCGCGTCGGGAATGCGCACCGATTCGAGCGCCTCGATCGCGCGCTTCGTCGCATCCTTGCGCGACAGCTTGCGATGCAGCTGCAGCGTTTCGGTCATCTGCCGCTCGATCGTCAGGAACGGATTGAGCGACGTCATCGGGTCCTGGAAGATCATCGCGATCCGGTCGCCGCGAATCGCGTTCAGCGCGCGCGTGTCCATCGCCAGCAGGTCCTGCCCGCGATAGCGGGCCGCGCCGCTCGTCGTGCCGTTGCCGGCGAGCAGGCCGAGCAGCGCCATCACGGTCTGGCTCTTGCCCGAGCCCGATTCGCCGACGATGCCGAGCGTCTTGCCCGCTTCGAGGCTGAACGAGACGCCGCTCACGGCGTCGATCGGCGGCGCGTCCCTGCGCGTGAAGCGCACGCCGAGGTTGTCGACTTCGAGTAGTGCAGCCATTTCAGCGATCCTTCGGGTCGAGCGCGTCACGCAGGCCATCGCCGACGAAGTTCACGCAGTAAAGCGTCACGCACAGCATGACGGCCGGGGCCAGCAGCAGCCACGGCATCGATTCGAGTTTCTGCGCGCCGTCCTGGATCAGCACGCCCCAGCTCGTCATCGGCTCCTGCACGCCGAGACCAAGGAACGACAGCACCGATTCGGTCAGCACGATGTTCGGCACCGAGACCGTCGCGTACACGACGACCACGCCGAGCAGGTTCGGCACGACGTGACGCAGCACGATCGACGCCGGCGACACGCCGATCGCGCGCGCCGCATCGACGAATTCGCGGTTGCGCAGCGACAGCGTCTGGCCGCGCACGACGCGCGCCATGTCGATCCACGAGAACGCGCTGATCGTCAGCACGACGAGGATGAACGAGCGGCCGAACAGCGTCATCATCAGGATCGCGATCAGCAAGTACGGGATCGCGTACATCATGTCGACGATGCGCATCATCACGGCGTCGACGCGGCCGCCCGCGAAGCCCGCGGTTGCGCCCCACGCGACGCCGAACAGGCCCGACACGAGCGTGCCGAGCAGGCCGACCTCGATCGACACGCGCCCGCCGATCAGCGTGCGCACGAGCAGGTCGCGGCCGAGCTCGTCGGTGCCGAACCAGTGCTGGTTCGCCCAGGTCGGCGGCAGGCTGATCGAGGCCCAGTCGCTCGCGGCCGGATCGGCCGACAGCAGCCACGGGCCGACGAAGCACGCGAGCGTGACCAGCACGAGCAGCACGAGGCTCAGCACCGCCGCGCGGTTGTGGAGGAAGCGGGCCAGCGCGAGCGCGAGCGGCGAGCGCGAACGCGGCGGCGTGTCGGTCTGTGCGGGCAGGCCGACGACGGGAGAAGTCGGGGTCATCGCTATGCCTCGCTCAATAACGGATGCGCGGATCGAGCCACGCATACGCGAGGTCGACCAGCAGGTTGAACAGCACCGCGCAGACGGTCGTCAGCACGACGAGGCCGAGCACCAGCGTGTAGTCGCGGTTGATCGCGCCGTTCACGACGAGCTGCCCGAGCCCCGGCAGCGCGAACACCGACTCGGTGACGACGGCCGCCGTGATCGACGAGATGCAGACCGTGCCGAACAGCGACACGACCGGCATCAGCGCGGGCTTGAGCGCGTGGCGCATCACGATCGTCGACCCGGGCAGCCCTTTTGCGCGCGCGGTGCGGATGTAGTTGCTCGACAGCGTCTCGATCATCGAGCCGCGCATCACGCGCGCCAGCAGCGACACGTTGATGAACGTCAGCAGCACGATCGGCAGCAGCCGGTACTGCCAGCCGCCGTCGCCCCAGCCGCCCGCGGGCAGCCAGCCGTTGCCTGCCGACGTCTTCAGCAGGATCGCGAAGATCCACACGAGCACCGGGCCGAGCACGAACGGCGGCACGACGTTGCCGAAGTTGCCGATCAGCATCACGACGCGGTCGATGAAGCTGTCGCGGCGCACCGCCGCGACGGTGCCGAGCAGCACGCCGAACCCGATCGAGAGCGGGATCGAGATGCCGCCTACGCCGAGACTCACCGGCAGCGCCTTCTTCACGAGATCGTTGACCGACCAGTCGACATAGCGGAACGACGGGCCGAGATCACCGTGCAGCAGCGCGTCCAGGTACAGCAGGTACTGCTTCCACAGCGGCTCGTCGAGGTGGTACTTGGCATTCAGGTTCGCGAGCGTCGCGGCGGACAGCTGCTTCTCCGTATCGAACGGACCGCCGGGCGTGAAATGCAGCAGCAGGTAGCAGACGGTGATGACCGCGAGGATCGTCGGCACCGCCCACAACGTGCGTCTCAAAGCGTAGGCCAGCATGATCGCTCCACTCAGTGCTTGATCAGGTACATGTCCTGCGAAGCACGCATGTCGATCACGTTCTTCAGCGAGTAGCCGCCGACGTACGGCTTCACGAGACGGTCGGCCGAGTACTGGAACAGCGGCACCATCGGCGTGTCGTTCATCGCCGCGTCGTGCGCCTGCGTGAGCAGCGCGGCGCGCGCCTTGTCGTCGAGCTTCTGGTTGCCTTCGTCGACGAGCGTGTCGGCCTGCTTGTTGCAGTAGCCGACGGTGTTCTGCGAGCTGCCGCAGCGGATCAGGTCGAAGAACGTCATCGCGTCGTTGTAGTCGGCGAACCAGCCGTCGCGCGCGATCTGCACCTTGCCGTCATGCCGCTCCTTCATCAGCACCTTGAACTCGACGTTCTCGAGCTTCGTGTTGACGCCGAGCTTCGTGCGCCATTCCGACGCGGTGAACAGCGCGACCTTCTTGTGCAGGTCGTTGGTGTTGTAGGTCAGCGTGAACGACAGCGGCTTCGCATCCGAGTAGCCGGCCTGCTTCAGCAGGTTCTTCGCGGTCTCGACGCGCTTGGCCATCGGCCACGACGCCCATTCCGGCGTGAACGACTGCACGCCCTTCGTGCCGCTCGGCATCAGCCCGTACATCGGCTTCTCG is part of the Burkholderia ubonensis subsp. mesacidophila genome and harbors:
- a CDS encoding ABC transporter ATP-binding protein; the encoded protein is MSVDERRNAGATDDTLLSVEDLKVHFRVPLGGYPWSPKGTLRAVDGVSFDVKRGETVGLVGESGCGKSTLARALIGLVPMTAGTVRWRGDAVAPDHLRGTAMRREVQMIFQDPLASLDPRMTIEQIVAEPLVTHQPGVGRAEVRRRVVSMLERVGLNVHHLLRYPHEFSGGQCQRVGIARALIGEPKLVICDEPVSALDVSIQAQIVNLLRDLQRELSLSYLFVAHDLAVVKAISQRVLVMYLGRVMEFGARHDVYGVPQHPYTRALLDAAPTPEPARERARRPMLLAGEMPSPLNPPSGCAFRTRCPDAIEACAQDIPRPEVRHGSAAKVACIRAGAG
- a CDS encoding ABC transporter ATP-binding protein — encoded protein: MAALLEVDNLGVRFTRRDAPPIDAVSGVSFSLEAGKTLGIVGESGSGKSQTVMALLGLLAGNGTTSGAARYRGQDLLAMDTRALNAIRGDRIAMIFQDPMTSLNPFLTIERQMTETLQLHRKLSRKDATKRAIEALESVRIPDAARRIRMYPHEFSGGMRQRVMIAMALLSEPEVLIADEPTTALDVTVQAQIIDLLRELNRERGTAIVLITHDMGVVAGLADDVMVMYAGRTVEYAPAESIFAAPSHPYTIGLLNALPRLTDADDAPLVAIPGNPPMPGTASAGCAFAKRCQYAQSQCGSARPALETYGAAGAVRACHRPVAELTGGLR
- a CDS encoding ABC transporter permease codes for the protein MTPTSPVVGLPAQTDTPPRSRSPLALALARFLHNRAAVLSLVLLVLVTLACFVGPWLLSADPAASDWASISLPPTWANQHWFGTDELGRDLLVRTLIGGRVSIEVGLLGTLVSGLFGVAWGATAGFAGGRVDAVMMRIVDMMYAIPYLLIAILMMTLFGRSFILVVLTISAFSWIDMARVVRGQTLSLRNREFVDAARAIGVSPASIVLRHVVPNLLGVVVVYATVSVPNIVLTESVLSFLGLGVQEPMTSWGVLIQDGAQKLESMPWLLLAPAVMLCVTLYCVNFVGDGLRDALDPKDR
- a CDS encoding ABC transporter permease subunit — encoded protein: MLAYALRRTLWAVPTILAVITVCYLLLHFTPGGPFDTEKQLSAATLANLNAKYHLDEPLWKQYLLYLDALLHGDLGPSFRYVDWSVNDLVKKALPVSLGVGGISIPLSIGFGVLLGTVAAVRRDSFIDRVVMLIGNFGNVVPPFVLGPVLVWIFAILLKTSAGNGWLPAGGWGDGGWQYRLLPIVLLTFINVSLLARVMRGSMIETLSSNYIRTARAKGLPGSTIVMRHALKPALMPVVSLFGTVCISSITAAVVTESVFALPGLGQLVVNGAINRDYTLVLGLVVLTTVCAVLFNLLVDLAYAWLDPRIRY